A window of Nitrospiria bacterium contains these coding sequences:
- a CDS encoding sulfite exporter TauE/SafE family protein, with protein sequence MNSNSYLFWILPFLFFGAAFLYSSVGHGGASAYLAILVLAGFPYSEIAPLVLMFNLIVSSGGFYHFWRGGHFSGKLLFPFVLTSIPAAFWGGSLEVSSQLLSWVLFLTLFLAGLRFLLLRKTIQPVAHLNSTTLYLLGLPMGFVLGGVAGMVGVGGGIFLSPLILFLGWADAKKTAAVSAGFILLNSTSGLVARLLGGIPDFALLIPLGAAVFIGGQIGSNLGATRFPAKMIQQLLGIVLFLASLKVLPDLIQ encoded by the coding sequence GTGAATTCAAACTCTTATCTTTTTTGGATTTTGCCCTTTCTTTTCTTTGGTGCAGCATTTCTTTATTCCTCGGTGGGGCATGGGGGTGCTTCGGCTTACTTGGCCATTCTGGTCCTGGCAGGTTTTCCCTATTCTGAAATCGCCCCCCTTGTTTTGATGTTTAATTTGATTGTTTCTAGCGGAGGATTTTACCACTTTTGGAGAGGAGGCCATTTTTCCGGAAAACTCCTATTTCCTTTTGTCCTAACCTCTATTCCTGCGGCTTTTTGGGGCGGTTCCCTGGAGGTTTCCTCGCAGTTGCTATCCTGGGTTTTATTTCTCACCTTGTTTTTAGCTGGGTTACGATTCCTCCTTCTTCGAAAGACCATTCAACCCGTAGCCCATTTGAATTCGACCACCCTATACCTGTTGGGACTTCCCATGGGATTTGTTCTTGGGGGAGTCGCGGGAATGGTTGGAGTGGGGGGAGGCATTTTTTTAAGTCCCCTTATCCTTTTTTTAGGGTGGGCGGATGCAAAAAAGACGGCCGCGGTTTCGGCGGGGTTCATCTTGCTGAATTCAACCAGCGGTTTGGTTGCCCGGCTTTTGGGAGGGATACCGGATTTTGCTCTTTTGATCCCCCTCGGGGCTGCGGTTTTCATAGGAGGACAAATTGGGTCCAATCTAGGAGCCACCCGCTTTCCAGCTAAAATGATTCAGCAGTTATTGGGGATTGTTTTATTTTTGGCTTCTCTCAAGGTTCTTCCTGATTTAATTCAATAG